A part of Paenibacillus sp. IHBB 10380 genomic DNA contains:
- the mutM gene encoding DNA-formamidopyrimidine glycosylase, translating to MPELPEVETIKRTLNQLIKGKKIDYVTVNLARIIQRPDDIKQFEIMLAGHTIVEVDRRGKFLRIVMDGLVLVSHLRMEGRYGLFKSSDPVDKHTHVIFHFNDGTELRYKDVRQFGTMHLFNPGEEFQLPPLSKLGLEPLDESFTLEQFKGVLVGKKTKIKSVLLNQAYVVGIGNIYVDEALFKAGIHPEQSVNSLSDSQFERLHASVVSTLLESVKAGGSSIKSYVNGQGEMGMFQHQLQVYGRQSQPCEKCGSMIERTVVGGRGTHYCPRCQLNK from the coding sequence ATGCCGGAGTTGCCGGAAGTAGAAACGATTAAAAGAACCTTAAATCAATTAATTAAAGGTAAAAAGATAGATTATGTAACTGTAAATTTGGCGCGGATTATTCAGCGCCCTGATGATATAAAGCAATTCGAAATCATGCTTGCAGGACATACCATTGTTGAAGTGGATCGACGTGGGAAATTTCTACGGATCGTCATGGATGGTCTAGTACTGGTCTCCCATCTACGGATGGAAGGGCGGTATGGACTCTTTAAGAGTTCAGACCCTGTAGATAAACATACACATGTTATTTTTCATTTTAATGATGGAACTGAATTACGATATAAGGACGTACGTCAATTCGGAACGATGCATTTGTTCAATCCAGGGGAGGAATTCCAACTTCCACCCTTGTCTAAGCTTGGACTTGAGCCATTAGATGAATCATTCACTTTAGAGCAATTTAAAGGTGTCTTAGTAGGTAAGAAGACGAAGATTAAGTCCGTGCTGTTGAATCAAGCATATGTGGTTGGGATTGGGAATATCTATGTGGATGAAGCCTTATTCAAGGCGGGAATTCACCCGGAACAAAGCGTAAATTCATTGAGTGATTCTCAGTTTGAACGTTTACATGCTTCTGTGGTAAGTACATTATTGGAATCGGTGAAAGCAGGCGGATCATCCATTAAGTCTTATGTAAATGGCCAAGGAGAGATGGGAATGTTCCAGCATCAACTTCAAGTGTATGGACGACAGTCTCAGCCTTGTGAGAAGTGTGGTTCTATGATTGAGAGGACGGTCGTTGGAGGCCGAGGAACGCATTATTGCCCTAGGTGCCAATTGAACAAGTGA
- the polA gene encoding DNA polymerase I: MDKLILIDGNSIIYRAFFAMPPLTNTKGLHTNAVYGFTTMLLRLIEDYKPTHMMVAFDAGKVTFRHSDYQDYKGGRQKTPPELSEQFPLLKELLRGFGIAQFELAGYEADDIIGTLSLEADQAGRQVMVITGDKDMFQLASDNVQVGLTRKGVTEIELYTPESIQERYGLQPHQIIDLKGLMGDPSDNIPGVPGVGEKTALKLLHQYGSVEEVLANTHELKGKMKEKIETHADDATLSKKLATIFREVPLDESLDDMTFSGLKEETAGPAMAKLEFKSLLERLSFSAGHAEGEEGTVAQPAINVEVTVITENNMNELIERLPEVQVLHVETHGDNPHRADVIGMVLSTEDRHYYIPFDLVKSSQAQPIVNWLQDADAPKRGYDLHRMDLALHWHGVPFAGASFDVQLAAYILDPTEANQTVSDLASKYGLSFMVADEDVFGKGAKYKVPDTDILSKHLASKTATLLNIIPKQELALSENEMSSLFHDLEMPLSRILADMEKQGIAVHTEELQQLGKEFEEQINGLTEQIYSIAGIEFNLNSPKQLGEILFVKLGLPVIKKTKTGYSTDAEVLEKLAPYHDIVQLILKYRTLAKLQSTYVEGLLKEISPQTGKVHTYYRQTIAATGRLSSQFPNLQNIPIRLEEGRKIRKVFVPSEPGWSILAADYSQIELRVLAHISDDERLKDAFIHDMDIHTKTAMDVFGVKAEEVGADMRRSAKAVNFGIVYGISDYGLSQNLNIPRKEAAKFIEQYFEVFQGVRKYMDDIVKVAKNDGYVTTLLGRRRYLPEINASNFNIRSFAERTAMNTPIQGTAADIIKLAMVHMDQALADRELKSRMLLQVHDELVFEVPADELETMKFLVPEIMGQALKLVVPLKSEVSFGMNWYEAK; this comes from the coding sequence ATGGACAAGTTAATTCTTATTGATGGAAATAGTATCATTTATCGTGCATTTTTTGCAATGCCACCACTTACGAATACCAAGGGGCTACATACGAATGCCGTATATGGTTTTACAACGATGCTTTTGCGGCTTATTGAAGACTATAAACCGACGCATATGATGGTTGCCTTTGATGCAGGGAAAGTCACTTTCCGACATAGCGACTATCAGGATTACAAAGGGGGGCGTCAAAAGACACCACCTGAGCTATCCGAACAATTTCCATTGCTTAAGGAACTATTGCGTGGATTCGGGATTGCTCAATTTGAGCTTGCTGGATATGAAGCTGATGATATTATCGGTACGCTCTCCTTAGAAGCGGATCAGGCAGGACGGCAGGTCATGGTCATCACGGGGGACAAGGATATGTTCCAGCTAGCGTCTGATAATGTTCAGGTCGGCCTGACTCGTAAAGGAGTGACAGAGATTGAACTCTACACACCAGAGAGTATCCAAGAAAGGTATGGTTTACAACCTCATCAAATTATTGATTTAAAAGGGTTAATGGGTGATCCTTCAGATAACATTCCGGGTGTACCGGGCGTTGGAGAGAAGACAGCACTCAAGTTACTACATCAATACGGATCAGTAGAGGAAGTACTTGCGAATACGCATGAACTGAAGGGCAAAATGAAAGAGAAAATTGAGACTCATGCCGATGATGCAACGCTCAGCAAGAAACTGGCTACAATTTTCCGTGAAGTGCCACTAGATGAGTCACTGGATGATATGACATTTAGCGGCCTCAAGGAAGAGACGGCAGGTCCAGCCATGGCCAAGTTAGAATTTAAATCACTGCTTGAACGTTTATCTTTCTCAGCTGGTCATGCAGAGGGTGAAGAAGGGACGGTTGCCCAGCCAGCCATAAATGTTGAAGTTACAGTCATTACAGAAAACAATATGAATGAATTGATTGAACGTTTACCAGAGGTTCAAGTGTTACATGTGGAGACTCATGGCGATAATCCGCATCGTGCAGATGTTATAGGCATGGTATTGTCCACAGAAGATCGACATTATTATATTCCCTTTGATCTTGTGAAATCGAGTCAAGCCCAGCCGATCGTGAACTGGTTACAAGATGCTGATGCACCGAAACGAGGATATGATCTACATCGGATGGATCTCGCGTTACATTGGCATGGTGTACCTTTTGCAGGGGCTTCTTTCGATGTGCAGCTTGCGGCATATATCCTCGATCCTACCGAGGCTAACCAGACGGTAAGTGACTTGGCATCCAAATATGGTTTATCGTTCATGGTTGCTGATGAGGATGTGTTTGGCAAAGGTGCGAAATATAAGGTGCCAGATACGGACATTCTAAGCAAGCATCTTGCAAGCAAGACGGCTACGCTACTGAACATCATTCCGAAGCAGGAATTAGCTCTAAGTGAGAATGAGATGAGTTCATTGTTTCATGATCTTGAGATGCCGTTATCTCGTATCCTGGCAGATATGGAGAAGCAGGGTATTGCTGTTCATACCGAGGAATTACAGCAGTTGGGTAAGGAATTTGAAGAGCAGATCAACGGACTAACGGAACAAATTTATAGTATCGCAGGCATTGAATTTAATCTTAATTCGCCTAAGCAACTCGGAGAAATTCTGTTCGTGAAGTTAGGTTTACCTGTCATTAAGAAAACAAAAACGGGTTATTCCACCGATGCGGAAGTGCTGGAGAAGCTAGCTCCTTACCATGATATTGTTCAGCTGATATTGAAATATCGTACCCTGGCGAAGTTACAGTCTACATATGTAGAAGGTCTTCTGAAAGAGATATCACCACAGACGGGTAAAGTGCATACGTATTATCGGCAGACCATTGCTGCAACAGGCAGACTTAGCAGTCAATTTCCGAATCTTCAGAACATTCCGATTAGACTTGAAGAAGGGCGCAAAATACGTAAAGTATTCGTACCTTCTGAACCGGGATGGTCCATTTTGGCAGCCGATTATTCACAGATCGAACTGCGTGTGTTAGCTCATATATCAGATGATGAACGCTTAAAGGATGCATTCATCCATGATATGGACATTCATACGAAGACGGCAATGGATGTGTTCGGAGTGAAGGCAGAAGAGGTAGGCGCTGATATGCGTCGCTCGGCCAAAGCGGTTAATTTCGGTATTGTATATGGAATTAGTGATTATGGACTGTCACAGAACCTCAATATTCCACGCAAAGAGGCTGCTAAATTTATTGAACAGTATTTTGAAGTGTTTCAAGGTGTGCGTAAATATATGGATGATATCGTAAAAGTAGCCAAAAACGACGGTTACGTCACAACGTTATTGGGAAGACGACGTTATTTACCAGAGATTAATGCAAGTAACTTCAATATCCGCTCCTTTGCTGAACGGACGGCAATGAATACGCCTATTCAAGGAACGGCTGCAGACATTATTAAGCTGGCTATGGTACACATGGATCAGGCGCTCGCAGATCGAGAATTGAAAAGCCGCATGCTGCTTCAAGTACACGATGAATTAGTATTTGAAGTTCCTGCGGATGAGCTGGAGACTATGAAATTTTTGGTACCGGAAATCATGGGCCAAGCATTAAAACTTGTTGTACCGTTGAAATCGGAAGTTAGCTTTGGAATGAACTGGTATGAGGCTAAATAA